The DNA window AAGCTTGGGGAATTCTGAACAGATCTTTCTCTGTGTCTGTCAGCGTCCGTTAAGCTTAACAATAGTGGCATTATACCTGTTGCCCGTTGCTTGCCGCGTCCTGCAGCGACGGCCATCGTGCCGGCCACCAACAGTTCTTTCTCGccacatcgccgccatcacgaCAACCACAGTTTCTTGAGACCCCAGGCGTGATAGAAACTTGGCTCGTCATGTCTGGCGCAGCTGATTCGCCCAAACaagcctcgacgccgtcgagcccccCCGAGTATCACGAACCCCAAACGCCACTGTCAGGGCCCTTGTCACACGCTACACGGACATATTTCGAGGACCATGTCGTGGAAGGAGCGCCAATTGCCGAAATATCGTACAGTATCGAGCCTGATTccttcgacgacgatgagggtTATGCTGCGTCCACATCGACTAGTTATTTGTCATCTCTAGCTTCAGATGTCCGGCGAGGCATCGAGGAGAACGGAAGGATCTATGCCTCGTACGGAATACACAAACCCTGGATGCCTGTTGATGACCACGAGGTTGGTGCACCGTCTCCATCGCACGCCGATGCAAACGCTGTACAGACTCCGTCTCTAACGCGGTGGTGCTACCAGATGGATCGTAATGATCTACAGCACCGCAAATTCACTCTTCTTATGCAAGACCAGCTCTTCCTCGCGCCAGTCGGAGATAGTCCGCAAAAGATCCTCGATCTCGGCACAGGTTCCGGTATCTGGGCCATAGACGTCGCGGACCAGTATCCGTCTGCGCAGGTCATTGGCGTAGACACGGCCCCTGTCCAGCCCGGTATCTTGCCTCCGAACCTGTTCTTTGAAGTCGATGACATCGAGCACGACTGGCTATGGGAGCGGTCGAGCTTCGACTTCATTCACGGTCGAGAGCTCATCATGGCCATACGCGATTGGCCACGACTCATCCGCCAGGCGTTCCATCACCTCAAGCCAGGAGGGTACCTGCAGCTCGCAGGATCCTACCCGGACTTCCAGTCTGATGACGGGACCTTGCCCTTGGATTCGGCGTACGTTGAAATGGGCAAGATCTACTTCGACATGTCGGAGCGGATAGGTGCATCCGGGCGAGAGGTGCTAATGTGGAAGAGCTACCTCCAGCAAGCTGGCTTCGACGACGTTCACGAGCGCCTGTACAAGATACCTACGAACCCATGGCCCAAGGACGAGAGGCTCAAGAGAGTGGGCATCGTCGAGCTTAGCCATTTCCGCGAAAACATCGCCAACGTCTTTGCTAGGGGGTATGAGCAGatcctgggcggcgacccggCGTACTTTCAGGTTCTTCTTGCTCGGGCACGTCAAGAAGTTCTCGATAGGTGCATGCACAGCTGGGTGCCATTGTAGGTCACTTCCGATTTTGGATCTACGTGACATCAGACCAGATTCCAGGCTAACAAGGACTTAGCTATGTCGTCTATGGCCGGCGACCGGATATAATCGCAAAAGCTGACTGACAGCTACGAGCGGAGCCATGTCGTGACCGATGCGGGAACAAGCCTTCAAGCATCTTGCCAGGTTCCAGCTTTCGGCTTCGTGTCGCAGACTCAGAATATTGTGGATAATGTCAAGGCAACACGATGGCGGATGGGCAGCCGCTGGAGTAGACGATAGGGCTGAAAGGGTCGAAATAGCATGTTTCTTGCACTACGTGCATTTCGCACATCACTCTCTgccccgccatcatcaactACAGTATAGTAGGACGGAGAAACGCCCAAGTCGCACACTCGCAATCGCTTTGATGAACAGCGTGCCGCAGCATCACCAAACATGCCCTGTAAGCCACGTGGACGTGTGAGGTGGTGGCGCAGAGCTGAAGCGTCTAGTCTGGGCCTTTTGCGCAACATCGCTTGCCGACAGCCGGCCTCGACCTGATGGGCGGCCTACCACGAGGGAAGAGGCTCAGACATTGCGGACGGATGCTGTATTTGATTCAGATGGCTGCCACAGCCGTAGCCAATCAGACCGTGCTCGACTGCCACTCGGCATTTCAAAACGTCAGCTTCGGCTGAAGCTAATGCCGATCCTGGGATACTTATTCACACGATGGCTTCAATATGAGAGGGGCGCGTGGAAGATGGCGTCGCCTCGCACAAGACCGCGTAAAGCAGGAGGAAGAACAAATTCGAGCACTTTGCAGTCGCCAAGCCTACGGTCGTCCACAAGACATTATTTCATACATAACCGAAGGACATTTGTTGTCCACAAGAGACATTCACGACCCTAACAGCTCGGTATATATACACCACGACTGCCGCGTCCGTCATGGCCGATGCGCTTCCGTTccacgtcgtcatcgtcggcgccgggcccgccggCCTCTCGGCAGCACTGTCCTTGGTGAAGAAGCACGTCGAGggggccgcctcctcgccgcttCGCGTCACCGTCCTCGAGATGCGCACCGAGGTGCAacggctcggcggcgcaaTCAACCTCACGCCCCTGGCCCTGCGGTACATCGACTGGCTCGGGGCCGgggcgcggctgcgcgccCAGGCGGCCCCCGTGAGCGCCATCGAGCTGGTTGCCCACCGCACGGGCAggctcctcgggcggctgTGGCCGGGCGTGGACGCGATTCGCGTGCAgcgccagctgctcgtcgaggcgctgcgggacACGCTCAGGGAGCTTCCGCGGAGggaagacgtcgaggtcaGTGTCGTGTATGGGGCAAGGGTGCGGGGGGTTGAGGAGTTTGGCAAGGCAGATAGTGGTATCGGCGAGGGGGGCGTGAGAGTCACGTTTGAGAGGAGACGGGTGTTTGTCGAGGGAGGGTCCGcagggaagaagaagcagcagcaggaggaggaagacgcgGAGACGGAGACACTCGAGGCAGACATCGTCGTGGGATGCGACGGCATTCATTCCCAGGTccgcagcctcgtcgtcgacccggGCCGCGAGAAGACGTACTCTGGCAAGTGCAACGCCTACGGCTACGCTTCCATCCCCTccgacacgacgacgacgacgacaacgacggcggcggcggcggcggcagccacccCCAAGAGGGAGTCGTGGCTCCGGaccgacggccagccgctcATCACCGACACGACGCTCGTGAGCCACGGAAAcgacgccctgctcctcACCTACTACGAGCCGTCCCGCACCGACCTCTACCTGGCCGCGGTGAGCCCCGTCGCGGAGAACAAGGAggacgcgcgcgagggctgGGCCGCCCAGGGGGCCGACAAGGCGGGCATCAAGCGCAGGCTGGGCGAGACgtttgcgggcggcgccctgccgTACCTCGGGTCCATCATCGACCGCTGCGACGAGTGGTTCTTCTTCCCCGTATACATGCTGCCCCCCGGCGGTGCCTGGGCCAAGGgccgggcgctgctgctcggcgacgccgcccacgctgTAAGTGGAGAGGAAAGCTGTTGACACGCCCGTGCCATCATCATTCCGTTcgccgaccaccaccagccctcCCCCCTATGatgcccctccctcccgtcctgCTTTTTGTCACAGTCACCCTCATCTCGCCCATCCACCGCTCGTATGTCTCGCTGACCTCACGTCCTCAAGATGCCTCCGCAGGGCGAAGGCaccggcgtcgccatcgaggacGGGGTTCTCCTAG is part of the Purpureocillium takamizusanense chromosome 7, complete sequence genome and encodes:
- a CDS encoding uncharacterized protein (EggNog:ENOG503NXBT~COG:C); amino-acid sequence: MADALPFHVVIVGAGPAGLSAALSLVKKHVEGAASSPLRVTVLEMRTEVQRLGGAINLTPLALRYIDWLGAGARLRAQAAPVSAIELVAHRTGRLLGRLWPGVDAIRVQRQLLVEALRDTLRELPRREDVEVSVVYGARVRGVEEFGKADSGIGEGGVRVTFERRRVFVEGGSAGKKKQQQEEEDAETETLEADIVVGCDGIHSQVRSLVVDPGREKTYSGKCNAYGYASIPSDTTTTTTTTAAAAAAATPKRESWLRTDGQPLITDTTLVSHGNDALLLTYYEPSRTDLYLAAVSPVAENKEDAREGWAAQGADKAGIKRRLGETFAGGALPYLGSIIDRCDEWFFFPVYMLPPGGAWAKGRALLLGDAAHAMPPQGEGTGVAIEDGVLLAHVLTRRAERTIPQLFADYETLRRADIEQTYRDTMARWNAPVPSGWLSGIVMEWITWGFIKFLNYRHDYFGRDVRNRQLPA
- a CDS encoding uncharacterized protein (COG:S~EggNog:ENOG503NX4I), whose amino-acid sequence is MPVDDHEMDRNDLQHRKFTLLMQDQLFLAPVGDSPQKILDLGTGSGIWAIDVADQYPSAQVIGVDTAPVQPGILPPNLFFEVDDIEHDWLWERSSFDFIHGRELIMAIRDWPRLIRQAFHHLKPGGYLQLAGSYPDFQSDDGTLPLDSAYVEMGKIYFDMSERIGASGREVLMWKSYLQQAGFDDVHERLYKIPTNPWPKDERLKRVGIVELSHFRENIANVFARGYEQILGGDPAYFQVLLARARQEVLDRCMHSWVPFYVVYGRRPDIIAKAD